One region of Turicibacter bilis genomic DNA includes:
- a CDS encoding ABC transporter permease, whose protein sequence is MKRYMFKRFLRSLFSIFMVLTIVFTLIYSVIPRDRVFFSDTNIEKIQKRPDDYANYKYVQWEKLGYLNYDTIQDYCKQLYGSANEQYSNCILPESSETADYVALKEKEGWDVDFFEVSKQAYAVEEVPILRRALNWWANLIEIDYPGKVQTENTELERKVYVGQDFNGRPALMCTGCENKYLVYFDGNFPFIHQNWISINLGTSYPTYSGQGVLEVVTSSQGEKVKKEVMMPNGQVKESSTNFYTCKYKETLDNMDQKNFTDHYADCETLKSDPSMMQISFTMGIISLLLTYVIGLPLGIQMANHKGKWVDKLGQWYIVFMNAIPGLAYIVLVRFIGGKYFGLPSMFPMLGASHPKSYILPIISLTLGSVAGRMMWMRRYMIDQSTMDYVKFARAKGLSENEIFYKHIFRNAIGPIAHGLPAAVILCISGALITEGVYSIPGMGKILPDSISIYNNSMVIGLTFIFTSLSILSTFLGDWLLTLVDPRISLDEKGGSR, encoded by the coding sequence ATGAAGCGTTATATGTTTAAAAGATTTCTAAGATCGTTATTCTCAATTTTCATGGTTTTAACGATTGTTTTTACTTTAATTTACTCAGTTATCCCTCGTGATCGTGTGTTCTTTTCGGATACAAATATTGAAAAGATTCAAAAAAGACCAGACGATTATGCTAACTATAAATATGTTCAATGGGAAAAACTTGGGTACTTAAATTATGATACGATTCAAGATTACTGTAAACAATTATATGGATCAGCTAATGAACAATATTCAAACTGTATCTTACCTGAATCGTCTGAAACAGCAGATTATGTTGCGTTGAAAGAAAAAGAAGGTTGGGACGTTGACTTCTTTGAAGTCTCAAAACAAGCGTATGCAGTCGAAGAAGTTCCGATCTTAAGACGGGCATTAAATTGGTGGGCAAATTTAATTGAAATTGACTATCCAGGAAAGGTTCAAACAGAGAATACAGAATTAGAACGTAAAGTTTATGTTGGCCAAGACTTTAATGGGCGTCCTGCCTTAATGTGTACAGGATGTGAAAATAAATATCTCGTTTATTTTGATGGGAACTTTCCATTTATTCATCAAAACTGGATTAGTATTAACTTAGGGACTTCGTATCCAACCTATAGTGGACAAGGCGTATTGGAGGTTGTGACAAGTTCACAAGGAGAAAAAGTCAAAAAAGAGGTCATGATGCCAAATGGTCAGGTTAAAGAATCTTCAACAAATTTTTACACCTGTAAGTATAAGGAAACCTTAGATAATATGGATCAGAAAAACTTTACCGATCACTATGCAGATTGTGAAACATTAAAAAGTGATCCATCTATGATGCAAATTTCATTTACGATGGGAATTATTTCATTACTTTTAACTTATGTCATCGGTTTACCACTTGGAATTCAAATGGCGAATCATAAAGGTAAATGGGTCGATAAGCTTGGTCAATGGTATATTGTATTCATGAATGCTATTCCAGGGCTTGCTTATATTGTCTTAGTTCGATTTATTGGAGGAAAATATTTTGGGTTACCATCAATGTTTCCTATGCTGGGAGCAAGTCATCCAAAATCGTATATTTTACCAATTATTTCATTAACATTAGGGTCAGTAGCCGGTCGTATGATGTGGATGCGTCGCTATATGATTGATCAAAGTACGATGGATTATGTGAAATTTGCTCGTGCTAAAGGATTATCTGAAAATGAAATTTTCTATAAACATATCTTTAGAAATGCCATTGGTCCAATTGCTCATGGACTTCCAGCTGCGGTTATTTTGTGTATTTCAGGAGCGTTAATTACAGAAGGTGTCTACAGTATTCCGGGGATGGGGAAAATCTTACCTGATTCTATCTCGATTTATAATAACTCAATGGTCATTGGATTAACGTTTATCTTTACTTCATTAAGTATCTTATCAACTTTCCTAGGTGACTGGTTATTAACATTAGTTGATCCACGTATTAGTCTAGATGAAAAAGGAGGAAGCCGATAA
- a CDS encoding peptide ABC transporter substrate-binding protein, which produces MNKKHLWLAGACLLAVGGCSNDSETPADTPENSGTPNETPKETEVYRNDYNYVYSEDPDTFDYVYSFQAADNEHTANFVDGLLEHDRYGQLVGAIAESYEVNEDATVFTFKIREGVKWVTDEGEEYADVTAHDFVTGLRHATEFQSQTMYLVQYAIKNLDAYVNGEVEWEEVGIKALDDYTLEYTLEAPTPYFHTITTYSVLMPVNQEFLESKGEGCKLGAPDPGNCSFGEVAADGILYNGAYILSNYVSKSVIEYTANPDYWDAEHVYIPKVKLVYYDGKDPDNLFTGFDNGDYSAAPVYTDNAAIYKTAKDKYGDSIYVSDLSSSSFWISWNFDRNAYSSVADETVDASPQTDKQRQDTTAAKLNRAFRKAVMYGLDVSNLTAQVVGDDLKLGRLRNTLTQPGFVLTSEGVPYEELVSAALTEINPTEYPEGFDLSDGQLAYYNLDLAKQYADQAKEELSAEGVEFPIQLDISVDGTSEKGVRVAQAFKNTLETNLADFVAVNIIVSDTDTLNAAKQAEQMNWDMYIGRGWGPDYGDPKTYVDVFDPDSGDMLAYQGLNWTGSEVGNDAAAKEAIGLYEFQALKDAADAVVDDNDKRFELYAKAEAFLLDNAIFIPYCSNGGGYSVSKLVPRSGLYGAYGLSDDKYKYKQVADEVVTKAQRDEIIAEWQEELKK; this is translated from the coding sequence ATGAATAAGAAACATTTATGGTTAGCTGGAGCATGTTTACTTGCTGTTGGGGGATGTAGTAATGACAGTGAGACGCCAGCTGACACACCAGAAAACAGTGGAACACCAAATGAAACACCAAAAGAAACAGAAGTTTATCGAAATGATTATAACTATGTCTATAGTGAAGATCCAGATACGTTTGACTATGTATATTCATTCCAAGCTGCTGATAATGAGCACACAGCTAACTTTGTTGACGGGCTTTTAGAACATGATCGTTATGGACAATTAGTTGGAGCGATTGCAGAAAGTTATGAAGTCAATGAAGATGCAACTGTTTTTACTTTCAAGATTCGTGAAGGTGTAAAATGGGTGACAGATGAAGGTGAAGAATATGCTGATGTAACAGCACATGACTTTGTGACTGGATTACGTCACGCAACAGAATTTCAATCACAAACCATGTACTTAGTCCAATATGCAATTAAAAACTTAGATGCTTATGTGAATGGCGAAGTGGAATGGGAAGAAGTTGGAATTAAAGCGTTAGATGATTATACATTAGAGTATACACTTGAAGCCCCAACCCCATATTTCCATACCATTACAACTTATTCAGTTTTAATGCCAGTCAATCAAGAATTTTTAGAAAGTAAAGGTGAGGGATGTAAATTAGGTGCACCGGATCCAGGTAACTGTTCATTCGGAGAAGTTGCAGCGGACGGAATTCTTTATAACGGTGCTTATATCTTATCAAACTATGTATCTAAATCAGTGATTGAGTATACAGCTAATCCAGATTATTGGGATGCAGAACATGTTTATATTCCAAAAGTTAAGTTAGTTTATTATGATGGAAAAGATCCAGATAACTTATTTACAGGATTTGATAATGGTGATTATTCAGCTGCTCCTGTTTATACAGATAATGCAGCGATTTATAAAACGGCTAAAGATAAATATGGAGATTCAATTTATGTTTCAGATTTAAGTTCATCATCATTCTGGATTTCATGGAACTTTGACCGTAATGCTTATTCATCAGTGGCAGATGAAACAGTCGATGCTTCACCACAAACTGATAAACAGCGTCAAGATACTACAGCAGCAAAATTAAATCGTGCCTTCCGTAAAGCGGTTATGTACGGATTAGATGTTTCTAATTTAACTGCGCAAGTCGTTGGAGATGATTTAAAACTTGGACGCTTACGTAATACATTAACTCAACCAGGATTCGTTTTAACAAGCGAAGGGGTACCATATGAAGAGTTAGTATCAGCAGCTTTAACAGAGATTAATCCAACAGAATATCCAGAAGGATTCGATTTATCAGATGGACAATTAGCTTATTATAACTTAGACTTAGCTAAACAATATGCGGATCAAGCAAAAGAAGAATTAAGTGCAGAAGGGGTCGAATTCCCAATTCAATTAGATATTTCAGTGGATGGGACAAGTGAAAAAGGGGTTCGTGTCGCACAAGCCTTTAAAAATACATTAGAGACCAATTTAGCTGACTTTGTTGCGGTGAATATCATTGTTTCAGATACAGATACATTAAATGCCGCTAAACAAGCCGAACAAATGAACTGGGATATGTATATTGGTCGTGGATGGGGACCAGACTACGGGGATCCAAAAACTTATGTTGATGTCTTCGATCCAGATAGTGGAGACATGTTAGCCTATCAAGGATTAAACTGGACGGGATCAGAAGTAGGTAACGATGCAGCGGCAAAAGAAGCCATTGGCTTATATGAATTCCAAGCCTTAAAAGATGCAGCAGATGCTGTGGTAGATGATAACGATAAACGCTTTGAATTATATGCCAAAGCAGAAGCATTCTTATTAGATAATGCCATCTTCATCCCATATTGTTCAAATGGTGGAGGATACAGTGTGTCAAAATTAGTTCCACGTAGTGGTTTATATGGGGCTTATGGTTTATCAGATGATAAATACAAATATAAACAAGTGGCCGATGAAGTTGTAACAAAAGCACAACGTGATGAAATCATTGCAGAGTGGCAAGAAGAGTTGAAAAAATAA
- a CDS encoding ABC transporter ATP-binding protein, with translation MSTKEAVLTVRDLEIKFRVRNHYLNAIRRISLDLYQGETLAIVGESGSGKSVLIKSFTGMLESNGIISGGEILFEGEDLSKKTKNKEWEGIRGAKIATVFQDPMTSLNPVRTIGSQIAEVIIKHQKVSKKEAKAQAIDLMKRVGINDPEKRFGDYPHQYSGGMRQRIVIAIALACRPKILICDEPTTALDVTIQAQILQLIKDLQKEYGFTTIYITHDLGVVANVADRVVVMYSGQIIEYGEVEEIFYEPAHPYTWALLSSLPQLGKKGSELFSIDGTPPSLYNEIIGDAFAPRNQYAMRIDFEEEPPFFEISPTHFAKTWLRDPRAPKIEMPEPLQNLHEKLVSIYGSVQGGAN, from the coding sequence ATGAGTACAAAAGAAGCTGTCTTAACAGTCAGGGATTTAGAAATAAAATTTAGAGTACGTAATCATTATTTAAATGCGATTCGTCGAATTTCATTAGATTTATATCAAGGAGAAACGTTAGCGATTGTCGGTGAATCAGGATCAGGGAAATCAGTTCTCATTAAATCATTTACCGGAATGCTAGAGTCAAATGGAATCATCAGTGGAGGAGAAATCCTGTTTGAGGGTGAAGACTTAAGTAAAAAGACGAAAAATAAAGAATGGGAAGGGATTCGTGGAGCAAAGATTGCAACAGTTTTTCAAGATCCGATGACGTCATTAAACCCAGTTCGTACGATTGGATCACAAATTGCTGAGGTTATTATTAAGCATCAAAAAGTATCTAAAAAAGAAGCGAAAGCACAAGCCATTGATTTAATGAAACGTGTTGGAATAAACGATCCTGAGAAGCGTTTTGGAGATTATCCACATCAATATTCAGGAGGGATGCGCCAACGGATTGTCATCGCCATTGCTTTAGCTTGTCGTCCGAAAATTTTAATTTGTGATGAACCAACGACGGCGCTTGATGTCACGATTCAAGCACAAATTTTACAGTTAATTAAAGATTTACAAAAAGAGTATGGATTTACAACCATCTATATCACGCATGACTTAGGGGTGGTAGCAAATGTTGCCGATCGTGTCGTGGTGATGTATTCTGGGCAAATTATTGAGTATGGTGAAGTAGAAGAAATTTTCTATGAACCCGCTCACCCTTATACTTGGGCCCTTCTTTCATCACTTCCTCAGTTAGGGAAAAAAGGGAGTGAGTTATTTTCAATTGATGGAACACCGCCATCTTTATACAATGAGATTATCGGAGATGCCTTTGCCCCTCGTAATCAATATGCGATGCGCATTGATTTTGAAGAAGAACCCCCATTTTTTGAGATTTCACCGACTCATTTTGCAAAAACTTGGCTACGTGATCCGCGTGCTCCAAAAATAGAGATGCCAGAACCTCTTCAAAATTTACATGAAAAACTTGTTTCAATTTATGGGTCAGTACAAGGAGGTGCGAACTAA
- the feoB gene encoding ferrous iron transport protein B, which produces MGLTYSSTKRKALQDLFNIDRRDDQFVIALAGNPNTGKSTVFNTLTGLHQHTGNWPGKTVTNARGEFKTATHDYVLVDLPGTYSLFATSEEEIVARDFICFGKPNLVVVVTDATALERNLHLAFQIMELTDRVILCVNLIDEAKKKGIVVNKAEIEADLGIPVVLTSARNGVGINDLKAAIDQVIDENYDFHQQPLLYNQETEAYVNELMPLLDKQFPNLNPRWLALRLMDGNESIYQSMNQYLSPEQSQSLTEIATHIPLPLNKEQIRDHLTEVSYAKAEQIKNDYVYTLDQKQLARERDLKIDRVITSRWFGIPLMLLLLLVIFWLTIVGANGPSQLLANFFSWVEGYIDQFLDWIHTPTWLHNMLLSGVYQTLANVVSVMLPPMAIFFPLFTLLEDLGYLPRVAFNLDHLFKKACAHGKQCLTMCMGFGCNAAGIIGCRIIESPREKLIAILTNNFVICNGRFPTIIAIASVLLLTLNLNTFQNSLMSALVVSLIIILGVIITLLVSYGLSKTILKGVPSSFTLELPPYRTPQVGRILYTSIIDRTLFVLGRAIMIAVPAGIIIWCMANLYIGDLSILTYIANFLNPFAQFIGLDGFILMAFILGLPANEIVIPILLMAYLSSGSMVEFDSITTLSQILKDNGWTLLTGLNVMLFTLCHWPCSTTLMTIKKETGSYKWAALAFIIPTLIGIALCFVTTVIFHLFGWA; this is translated from the coding sequence ATGGGATTGACGTATAGTTCAACTAAAAGGAAGGCTTTACAAGATTTATTTAATATTGATAGACGAGACGACCAATTCGTGATCGCCTTAGCTGGGAATCCGAATACCGGAAAGAGTACAGTCTTTAATACGTTAACAGGACTACATCAACATACCGGAAACTGGCCAGGAAAAACGGTGACCAATGCTCGCGGAGAGTTTAAAACAGCCACCCACGATTATGTCTTAGTGGATCTCCCTGGAACCTATTCTTTATTTGCGACCTCAGAAGAAGAAATCGTGGCTCGTGATTTCATTTGCTTTGGAAAACCCAACCTCGTCGTTGTGGTCACAGACGCCACTGCCTTAGAGCGTAATCTTCATCTGGCCTTTCAAATTATGGAATTAACTGATCGTGTGATTTTATGTGTTAACTTAATCGATGAGGCAAAGAAAAAAGGAATTGTCGTGAATAAAGCGGAAATTGAAGCAGACTTAGGCATTCCAGTTGTTTTAACCTCGGCTCGAAACGGAGTCGGAATCAATGACCTAAAAGCTGCCATCGATCAAGTCATTGATGAAAACTATGACTTTCATCAACAACCTCTGCTTTATAATCAGGAAACTGAAGCTTATGTGAACGAACTGATGCCGCTTCTTGACAAGCAATTCCCCAATCTTAATCCACGCTGGTTAGCCCTTCGTCTCATGGATGGTAATGAGAGCATCTACCAATCTATGAATCAATATTTAAGCCCTGAACAATCTCAATCCCTAACTGAAATTGCTACTCACATCCCATTGCCTCTTAATAAGGAACAAATTCGTGATCACTTAACTGAAGTTAGTTATGCTAAAGCTGAACAAATCAAAAACGATTATGTTTATACACTTGATCAAAAGCAACTCGCACGCGAACGCGATTTAAAAATTGACCGTGTCATCACTTCAAGATGGTTCGGAATCCCACTAATGCTTCTTCTTTTATTGGTAATTTTTTGGTTGACCATCGTAGGTGCGAATGGTCCATCCCAACTACTAGCTAACTTTTTCTCTTGGGTAGAAGGTTATATTGATCAATTCCTAGATTGGATTCACACACCTACTTGGCTTCATAACATGCTTTTATCCGGTGTTTATCAAACCTTAGCAAATGTCGTCTCTGTCATGTTACCACCAATGGCTATTTTCTTCCCACTCTTCACTTTACTCGAAGATTTAGGCTACCTTCCTCGCGTCGCCTTTAATCTCGATCACTTATTTAAAAAAGCCTGTGCTCATGGGAAACAATGCTTAACCATGTGTATGGGATTTGGATGTAATGCAGCAGGAATTATTGGATGTCGGATTATCGAATCCCCTCGAGAAAAATTGATTGCCATTTTAACCAATAACTTTGTCATTTGCAATGGACGATTTCCCACTATTATCGCGATTGCAAGTGTCTTACTACTCACCTTAAACTTAAACACTTTTCAAAACAGTTTAATGAGCGCACTTGTCGTAAGCTTAATTATTATTTTAGGTGTCATCATTACGCTACTTGTTTCTTATGGGTTATCTAAAACCATTTTAAAAGGAGTTCCCTCATCCTTTACCCTTGAGCTTCCTCCATATCGTACCCCACAAGTAGGACGCATCCTTTATACATCGATTATTGACCGTACCCTCTTCGTGTTAGGACGTGCCATCATGATTGCGGTTCCTGCAGGAATTATCATTTGGTGCATGGCCAATCTCTATATTGGTGACTTAAGCATTTTAACTTATATCGCCAATTTCTTAAATCCGTTTGCCCAATTCATCGGACTAGATGGTTTCATTTTAATGGCTTTTATTCTTGGATTACCTGCTAATGAAATCGTTATCCCTATTCTGTTAATGGCGTATCTATCAAGTGGTTCCATGGTGGAATTTGATAGTATCACGACTTTAAGTCAAATCTTAAAAGATAACGGATGGACATTATTAACTGGACTTAATGTCATGCTGTTTACCTTATGTCATTGGCCTTGTTCGACCACATTAATGACGATCAAAAAAGAAACTGGAAGCTATAAATGGGCAGCCCTCGCGTTTATCATTCCAACTTTAATTGGGATTGCCCTCTGCTTTGTTACCACTGTGATTTTCCATTTATTTGGATGGGCCTAA
- a CDS encoding Cof-type HAD-IIB family hydrolase: MELFVSDLDGTLLNKASEVSENSRTIINELIEKGVKFTVATARTHATVIELLEGLNIQMPIAIMNGVGIYDLKNRKYLEIVDISKVAAQQTLEIFDQLGLEPMVYGIKDDQLSVFYRQINNPVSTNFYEQRKDKTLKTFTSVDEFESVVATHQIVNILVFDKLELIEEAYRQVQKVEGINATYYPTREEGFGYMELYSANASKANGIKALAKYVEFEKIIGFGDNLNDLPMFELADEAYAPANAVDEIKAVATNVIRHHDEDAIALYLKERHESTQK, translated from the coding sequence ATGGAACTATTCGTTTCTGATTTAGATGGTACCTTATTAAATAAAGCAAGTGAAGTCTCTGAAAATAGTCGCACGATTATTAATGAGTTAATTGAAAAAGGGGTAAAGTTTACAGTAGCAACTGCTCGTACACATGCTACAGTTATTGAATTATTAGAAGGATTAAATATTCAAATGCCTATCGCCATTATGAATGGAGTAGGAATTTACGATTTAAAAAATAGAAAATATCTTGAGATTGTTGATATTTCAAAAGTAGCGGCGCAGCAAACGTTAGAAATTTTTGATCAATTAGGATTAGAGCCAATGGTTTACGGCATTAAAGATGATCAATTATCAGTCTTTTATCGTCAAATTAATAATCCGGTTTCAACAAATTTTTATGAGCAACGTAAAGATAAAACTCTAAAGACGTTTACCTCTGTTGATGAGTTTGAATCTGTTGTGGCGACTCACCAAATTGTAAATATACTTGTCTTTGATAAGTTAGAGTTAATTGAAGAAGCTTATCGTCAAGTTCAAAAAGTTGAAGGAATTAATGCGACTTATTATCCGACTCGTGAAGAAGGATTTGGATATATGGAATTATATAGTGCTAATGCCTCAAAAGCAAATGGGATTAAAGCATTAGCAAAATATGTTGAATTTGAAAAAATTATTGGATTCGGAGATAATTTAAACGATTTACCGATGTTTGAACTAGCAGATGAAGCATACGCTCCAGCAAATGCAGTAGATGAAATTAAGGCAGTGGCAACTAATGTTATTCGTCATCATGATGAAGACGCTATTGCCCTATACTTAAAAGAGCGTCATGAATCTACTCAAAAATAA
- the murI gene encoding glutamate racemase gives MKIGFFDSGIGGLTVLSEALKRLPNHEYLYYADTDHAPYGPKPKEEVREYVFKAIEFLVNEGAQIIVIACNTATSIAVSELRQKYSIPIIGMEPAVKPAIESVENSTKRVLVTATPLTLKEEKLKQLIQRLDKHHQTDLLPLPDLVSFAESYEFSDEAILPYLKQCLQSFDISEYGAVVLGCTHFPLFAHHFEKIFSSEVRLIDGSSGTVSHLEKLILAQKVEPCFNASLTFYRSSKKLESSQEIEPFTKILKQLKAI, from the coding sequence ATGAAAATAGGATTTTTTGATTCAGGAATTGGGGGACTAACGGTTTTAAGCGAGGCGTTAAAACGACTTCCAAATCATGAATACTTATATTATGCAGATACAGATCATGCCCCTTATGGACCAAAGCCAAAGGAAGAAGTTCGTGAGTATGTCTTCAAGGCCATTGAGTTTTTAGTAAATGAGGGAGCCCAAATCATTGTGATTGCTTGTAATACGGCAACAAGTATTGCTGTATCCGAGCTACGCCAAAAATATTCTATTCCGATTATTGGAATGGAACCTGCTGTAAAACCGGCAATTGAATCTGTAGAAAACAGTACAAAGCGTGTCTTAGTCACTGCAACACCACTCACATTAAAAGAAGAAAAGTTAAAACAGTTAATTCAGCGTCTAGATAAACACCATCAAACAGATTTATTGCCATTACCCGATCTTGTTAGTTTTGCAGAATCATATGAATTTTCGGATGAAGCGATTCTTCCTTATTTGAAACAATGTTTACAATCCTTTGATATTAGTGAATATGGAGCAGTTGTTCTAGGATGTACACACTTTCCATTATTTGCTCATCATTTTGAAAAAATCTTCTCTAGTGAAGTTCGATTAATTGACGGAAGTAGCGGGACGGTTTCTCACTTAGAAAAATTAATCTTAGCACAAAAGGTAGAGCCTTGTTTCAATGCTTCACTGACCTTTTACCGCTCAAGTAAGAAACTTGAGTCAAGTCAAGAGATTGAACCTTTCACAAAAATCTTAAAACAATTAAAGGCAATTTAA
- a CDS encoding ABC transporter permease, which yields MSDSRFEFVTHDASASEHIAAPSYSYWRSVSRQFFGKKLTVFLLIVIVLLSLIALIQPALSGYDPMISPNINNPEMRFLGISFQYPYGTDGVGSSVWDVVWAGTRTSLLVGFIVTGVNTFIGVLVGAIWGFSKAIDKVMLEIYNIISSVPYILIVTVLLYAFGRGFWQLVLAMCLTGWLGTAYFIRTQVMIIRDREYNLASKCLGTPTLRLVTRNILPYLLSVVMTSVSLEIPAAISTEVTLSFLGIGLNVSIPSLGRMINQYSNYFNGYPHLFWAPVLTLAVVTVSLYVIGQALADASDPRTHM from the coding sequence ATGAGTGATTCAAGATTTGAATTTGTTACCCATGATGCGAGTGCATCTGAACATATTGCAGCGCCTTCATATTCTTATTGGCGCTCAGTTTCAAGGCAGTTTTTTGGAAAAAAATTAACTGTATTTTTATTAATTGTAATTGTTTTATTGAGTTTGATTGCTCTTATTCAACCAGCTTTATCGGGTTATGATCCAATGATTTCACCGAATATTAATAATCCCGAAATGCGATTTTTAGGAATATCATTCCAGTATCCTTATGGAACGGATGGGGTCGGAAGTTCAGTTTGGGACGTCGTTTGGGCTGGAACAAGAACATCTTTACTAGTTGGATTTATTGTCACAGGGGTGAATACCTTTATTGGTGTCTTAGTTGGAGCGATTTGGGGGTTCTCAAAAGCAATCGATAAAGTCATGCTTGAAATTTATAACATCATTTCCAGTGTGCCTTATATTTTAATTGTTACCGTATTACTTTATGCATTTGGACGTGGATTTTGGCAATTAGTTTTAGCGATGTGTTTAACGGGATGGCTGGGAACTGCCTATTTTATTCGAACACAAGTAATGATTATTCGCGATCGTGAATATAACTTAGCTTCAAAGTGCTTAGGAACACCAACGCTTCGCTTAGTCACTCGAAATATTTTACCTTATTTACTTTCAGTCGTGATGACCAGTGTTTCACTTGAAATTCCAGCTGCCATTTCAACAGAAGTGACTTTATCATTCTTAGGAATTGGGTTAAACGTTTCAATTCCATCACTAGGACGTATGATCAATCAATATTCAAATTATTTTAATGGATATCCTCATTTATTCTGGGCTCCAGTTTTAACATTAGCCGTTGTAACGGTTTCGTTATATGTGATTGGTCAAGCATTAGCAGATGCATCAGATCCAAGAACTCATATGTAG
- a CDS encoding ATP-binding cassette domain-containing protein translates to MAQEREVLVSVRDLEIKFKDFVAVSDVNFDIYKGETFSLVGESGSGKTTIGRAIIRINETSKGDILFKGKKINGKITRDMNKYIVKNIQMVFQDPAASLNERATIDYIVSEGLINFNLYKDEADRKQKVVNALTSVGLLPEHVTRYPHEFSGGQRQRIGMARAMVMEPEFIIADEPISALDVSIRAQVLNLLKKLQAERGLTYLFIAHDLSVVRFISDRIAVIHKGRIVELAEAEELFLNPFHPYTKSLLSAIPIPDPRLEKNKKLIVYTGEEHDYSVDKPKWTEITAGHFVWANEAEAKAYRKAAKVK, encoded by the coding sequence ATGGCACAAGAGCGTGAAGTGTTAGTCTCAGTTCGTGATCTTGAAATTAAATTTAAAGATTTCGTAGCTGTTTCAGATGTGAATTTTGATATTTATAAAGGAGAAACGTTTTCACTCGTCGGAGAATCAGGATCGGGAAAAACGACAATTGGACGTGCCATTATCCGTATTAATGAAACATCTAAAGGTGATATTTTATTTAAGGGTAAAAAAATTAATGGAAAAATTACACGCGATATGAATAAATATATCGTTAAAAATATCCAAATGGTTTTTCAAGATCCTGCTGCTTCATTAAATGAACGTGCAACGATTGATTATATCGTTTCTGAAGGATTAATTAATTTCAATTTATATAAAGATGAGGCAGATCGTAAACAAAAAGTGGTTAATGCCTTAACGTCAGTTGGATTATTACCAGAGCACGTCACACGTTATCCTCATGAATTTTCAGGTGGACAACGTCAACGAATTGGGATGGCCCGTGCCATGGTCATGGAGCCAGAATTTATCATTGCAGATGAGCCGATTTCGGCACTGGATGTTTCAATTCGTGCCCAAGTGTTAAACTTACTAAAAAAATTGCAAGCTGAACGTGGGCTTACTTACCTATTCATTGCTCATGATTTATCAGTCGTTCGCTTTATTTCAGATCGTATTGCGGTTATTCATAAAGGACGTATTGTGGAATTAGCAGAGGCAGAGGAATTATTTTTAAATCCATTCCATCCATATACTAAATCTTTATTATCTGCTATTCCAATTCCGGATCCACGTCTTGAGAAAAATAAAAAATTGATTGTTTATACAGGTGAAGAACACGATTATAGTGTAGATAAACCAAAATGGACAGAAATTACAGCTGGTCACTTTGTTTGGGCAAATGAAGCTGAAGCAAAGGCGTACCGAAAAGCGGCTAAAGTTAAATAA
- a CDS encoding amidase domain-containing protein, with protein sequence MQLKRYERQKAIDYARAWALGRNPVYHDYEKYGGDCTNYISQCLHAGDIPFDESGRDVTTKWYWYSDYSRTPSWTAAQPFETYLLNNNKEGTKNYGIYASFCEYDELELGDLVQKRVNGVLTHTMIVTSKVLDRYGNIVDYLVCQHSYDLKDFPLSQKDGVHSYIKIHGYYA encoded by the coding sequence GTGCAACTTAAACGTTATGAGCGTCAGAAAGCTATTGATTATGCTAGAGCATGGGCGTTAGGGCGAAATCCTGTGTATCATGATTATGAAAAATATGGGGGTGATTGTACGAATTATATTTCTCAGTGTTTGCATGCAGGAGATATTCCATTTGATGAATCAGGGCGAGATGTGACAACGAAATGGTATTGGTACAGTGATTACTCACGGACACCCTCTTGGACGGCAGCTCAACCATTTGAGACCTATTTATTAAATAATAATAAAGAAGGGACAAAAAATTATGGGATTTATGCCTCATTTTGTGAATATGATGAACTTGAACTTGGGGATTTAGTCCAAAAACGGGTGAATGGTGTTTTAACACACACGATGATTGTGACTTCAAAAGTATTAGATCGGTACGGGAATATTGTTGACTATTTAGTCTGTCAACATTCTTATGATTTAAAAGATTTTCCGTTATCACAAAAAGATGGTGTTCATAGTTATATTAAAATTCATGGTTATTATGCCTAA